The genomic window GTCCCGAGCGCACCGCTCCCGACCTAGGGTTACCGCCACGGGTTTCGGACGAACCCCTTCTCACCCTCCcgtccctcctcctcctccgtaAAAAACAGAACATGTTCAACCGCTGGGTCACCGGCAAGCAGACCGCGATCGCGGGTGGTCCGAAAGGACGGCGCCCCTACCTCGCCTCCGAGTGCCGCGACCTCGACCAGGCGGACAAGTGGAGGCAGGAGATCCTCCGCGAGATCGGCAAGCTCGTGATGGAGATACAAAACGAGGGACTCGGCGAGCACAGGCTGCGGGACATGAACGACCAGATCAACAAGCTGACCCGCGAGAAGCACCACTGGGAGAAGCAGATAATCAAGCTCGGCGGCCCCAACTACATCGCGCaggggcgacgggcgatGGACGAAGCCGCGCAGGAGGGCTTTGTCGACGGCATGGACCAGCGAGGTGGGGGGTACCGGTACTACGGAGCGGCGAAGAACCTACCCGGCGTGAAGGAGCTATTTCAGAAACCCGAGAAGCGGACGGTgcgacggacgagggcgcAGATGTACAGGAACATCGACATGGACTACTACGGcatgcgcgacgacgacgacggcgtgctcatcaagctcgaggcggaggcgacggagaaggcgcgagctgaggccgtcgccgagtgGGAGGCTGAGCAGgcgcggagggaggcggacgGGGGGAAGAAGCGGCGACAgcaggaggacgacgacttcgaggCGCTGACTGGCGGGTTCAAGGCGTACGTGCCGCTGCCGGATAACAAGGACATCGAGGCGTTGGTGctggcgaagaagaagaaggatcTGTTGGCCAAgtacgcgtcgcccgcgctccaagagcaggaggcggaggccaaggccatGCTGAACAAGCAGTGAGTGGGGTAAACGTAGAGAATTAGATTTCAAAAGCCGACGCCCGCCAGGCTGTTGATTATGAGCTGGTATCCCTCCGGGATCTCTCCCCGCTCtgcgacggagacggcgacgactgccatgtcgttcgcgtccaGGTGCTTGGACAGGAACAGGAGGAGGTGAAAGTCCGCCAGCTTGACGCAGTACTGCCCGCCCTTGCTCACCGCGTCCTTGAGGTCCTCCACCGTCTGCACCGGGTGCAGCCTGTTCTCAATCGGGAAGCTCGTGCGCCACGGCCCCTCGTGGTCGAGGATCTTGACCGGGACCAGCCACCTGTCGTTGTCAACCTCGGTCACGTCCTTGCTCACCTTGTCCACCACCACGACATCCTTCGTCAGCCGCGTGTGGCCCGGTTTCTCGCACGGCTCGTCGTGGAACCACCCCTCAGAGTACAGCCTGACGCACTGGTTGGACACCTGGAATGGTTCGAAGCTCACCTGCGGAGTgccttcgtcctcgtcctccagcatcatcaccaccgcggtgacgaaCTTGTCGCCGTACTTGGACTGGTACTTGGCCATCTGCCGAATCTCGAACGCGCTCATGGTGTAATCCGGCCtctccttcgtcgtcgtcacgtTGAACACCATGCCGACGCGAGTCATGCCCAGCgactccgcgatggcctccgcgcgcgcatcctcgtcggcgtcctcaaCCACGACGAAGGCGTCCTCGGTGCCCTCCTGCTCGGGTTCGTATATCGCGTGCACCCTGACCTCACCGTCGTCGGAGCACGTCCCGTACATCCACCCGAACCGCATCTGGTTGAAACCCAGGGTGCCGTTCACGTACGCCTGgaacgcgttggcggcgtGGCCGTCGAGGGAGAGCGACTCGACGTTTGGGGACTCCTGCGTCTCGATGCGCGTCTGCGCGGCGATCATCGCCTCGACGGTCATCTTCCCGCCCGTCAGCCCGCGCGCATCgttgtgcgccgccgcggtgcacaCCGTCACCTTGCGCTCCACCGAGTAGGTCATGTAGACGATGGTGCCGTGCTCGATCTTGAGCGACTTGAGTGGCTTGCCGTCGTTCTTGCGACCGGGCTTCAGGTCGTCGTACGCGTGAGGGTCCTTGGACATGAGCAGCCCTTGGTCCAACGAGAGGCGCTGGTCGGAGGTTGGCACCCCAAACTTCTCCTCGATGACGGTGCGGAGCTGCGAGAGCGTGCACTtgtcgtcgacctcgacgcgctcggtgCCGTCCCTGCGatgcggtggaggaggaggaggagggagggGGATTCGTCGGAAAGGCCGAGGAGAGGGCACCGGTGCTGTTTTGAATggggcggggaggacgcgcgcgtggtcgGCCCGAGAGGGGTcgcgtcgggtccgtcggGTTTCGGGATCGGCACGGACGCGTACCTCGTGCGGAGACGGATTAACATCGCGGCCGTGACCGGAGCGTCGCTCGGCTACTAGCCCCGCGCCTCTCAGATCTGACGCTTTTCTGGCCTCGTGGCTTTTCGACGTCGTGGCTTTCGAAAAACGCGTGCGTTTGCTTTTTCGCGCCACAgcgacgatggcgcgcggGCTGGTGGCGTTTTGGTTGATGGCCGTCGCGGCTTCGGCCGCGACTGCGGATGAGCACGCGCCCTCAGGGGTGCACATCGCCTTTGGAACGCGCGATGACGAGATGAGCGTCACATGGcacacgctcgcgtcgaatCCCGGAGATGCCGTCGTGGAATATTCCCTCCTATCCGATGTtagcgcctcgtcgagagTCGAaggaacgacgcgcgcgttcgtcgacggcggaccCGAGCGCAGCGTTCGCTTCGTCCACCGGGTCGTCCTCTCCAACCTCGAACCCGGCGCGACGTACAAGTACCGCGTGGGAaacccggcgacgaaggcgtaCTCTGTATGGTTCGATTTCGTCGCGAAGAGGTCCCGCGCTCAGATCGC from Micromonas commoda chromosome 11, complete sequence includes these protein-coding regions:
- a CDS encoding predicted protein — protein: MARNEEKANNMFNRWVTGKQTAIAGGPKGRRPYLASECRDLDQADKWRQEILREIGKLVMEIQNEGLGEHRLRDMNDQINKLTREKHHWEKQIIKLGGPNYIAQGRRAMDEAAQEGFVDGMDQRGGGYRYYGAAKNLPGVKELFQKPEKRTVRRTRAQMYRNIDMDYYGMRDDDDGVLIKLEAEATEKARAEAVAEWEAEQARREADGGKKRRQQEDDDFEALTGGFKAYVPLPDNKDIEALVLAKKKKDLLAKYASPALQEQEAEAKAMLNKQ
- a CDS encoding predicted protein, whose amino-acid sequence is MLIRLRTRDGTERVEVDDKCTLSQLRTVIEEKFGVPTSDQRLSLDQGLLMSKDPHAYDDLKPGRKNDGKPLKSLKIEHGTIVYMTYSVERKVTVCTAAAHNDARGLTGGKMTVEAMIAAQTRIETQESPNVESLSLDGHAANAFQAYVNGTLGFNQMRFGWMYGTCSDDGEVRVHAIYEPEQEGTEDAFVVVEDADEDARAEAIAESLGMTRVGMVFNVTTTKERPDYTMSAFEIRQMAKYQSKYGDKFVTAVVMMLEDEDEGTPQVSFEPFQVSNQCVRLYSEGWFHDEPCEKPGHTRLTKDVVVVDKVSKDVTEVDNDRWLVPVKILDHEGPWRTSFPIENRLHPVQTVEDLKDAVSKGGQYCVKLADFHLLLFLSKHLDANDMARSRRDTSS